In one Silene latifolia isolate original U9 population chromosome 10, ASM4854445v1, whole genome shotgun sequence genomic region, the following are encoded:
- the LOC141607111 gene encoding uncharacterized protein LOC141607111 — protein sequence MWTLYIDGASNAKGAGVGLVLRSPKGDMIVQAIRCEFKATNNEAEYEALILGMQMASGLKVRNLRVYSDSLLVVNHVNNEYVARDSKMIAYLKIAIEQKSKFRTFKITQVSRDQNVEADALATLGATFQPTELSNIPITHVLTPAIQKEPDQNQVKEDVHMQCTQGARALVSTVGQQDADWRVPYLNWLRDGTLPEDRKEAQSFRIKASRYIMIDNILFRKSLAGPCLRCLSKEEAETVLQDVHGGECGNHAGGRILSNKILRQGISGPPCAQMP from the coding sequence ATGTGGACCCTATACATTGACGGAGCCTCAAACGCCAAGGGGGCTGGTGTGGGGTTGGTCCTTCGGTCACCTAAAGGGGATATGATAGTACAAGCTATTAGGTGTgagttcaaggcaaccaacaacgaGGCCGAGTATGAAGCCCTTATACTTGGGATGCAGATGGCGTCAGGGCTTAAGGTAAGGAACCTGAGGGTATACAGTGACTCCTTACTTGTGGTAAATCATGTAAACAACGAATATGTGGCACGTgattcaaagatgatagcctACTTGAAGATAGCCATAGAGCAAAAGTCAAAGTTTAGAACGTTCAAGATAACTCAGGTGTCgcgagatcagaacgtggaagcagacgccctgGCAACGTTGGGGGCCACCTTCCAGCCTACCGAACTATCAAACATACCTATCACCCATGTGTTGACTCCAGCTATCCAGAAGGAGCCAGATCAAAATCAGGTGAAAGAGGATGTACACATGCAGTGTACACAGGGAGCCAGGGCGCTGGTTTCCACAGTAGGACAACAGGATGCAGATTGGAGGGTTCCATACCTAAATTGGCTAAGGGATGGAACACTCCCTGAAGACAGAAAGGAGGCACAGAGTTTCAGAATAAAAGCTTCCAGGTATATCATGATTGACAACATTCTCTTTAGAAAGTCATTGGCAGGACCATGCCTCAGGTGCTTGAGCAAAGAGGAGGCAGAAACAGTACTGCAGGATGTACACGGCGGAGAATGTGGGAACCATGCTGGAGGACGAATTCTGTCGAACAAAATCTTGAGACAGGGtatttctggcccaccatgcgcgCAGATGCCGTAA